One Halostella limicola genomic window carries:
- a CDS encoding DUF7504 family protein, whose translation MHGSHASSTTSVLIAGPRETGQPELAFDALSRSGTAVVVAPDGAASTVESWFEGRAAGLRVVSPTDGAGDLRSLSELGVAIHETLEAVRSGEDRTASEASGPGTDAVDDAGVWIAIDELPELLPDGDLLPLFRFFHVLHHRVERADGRLVCTVDTDHMGASGVRTLEEVFDRRRITRSDALAERPIPS comes from the coding sequence ATGCACGGATCTCACGCGTCGTCGACGACGAGCGTCCTCATCGCCGGACCGCGGGAAACCGGGCAGCCGGAACTCGCGTTCGACGCCCTATCGCGGTCCGGGACCGCGGTCGTCGTCGCCCCCGACGGAGCCGCATCGACGGTCGAGTCGTGGTTCGAAGGACGAGCCGCCGGGTTGCGCGTCGTCTCCCCCACCGACGGGGCGGGCGACCTGCGGTCGCTGTCCGAACTGGGGGTAGCGATACACGAGACGCTCGAAGCGGTCCGCTCGGGTGAGGACCGGACCGCGTCCGAAGCGTCGGGTCCCGGGACCGACGCGGTCGACGACGCGGGCGTGTGGATAGCGATCGACGAACTCCCGGAGCTGCTTCCGGACGGCGACCTCCTCCCGCTGTTCCGGTTCTTCCACGTGTTGCACCACAGGGTAGAACGCGCCGACGGACGACTCGTCTGTACGGTCGATACGGACCACATGGGAGCGAGCGGGGTCCGTACGCTCGAGGAAGTGTTCGACCGGCGGCGCATCACGCGGTCGGACGCGCTCGCGGAGCGGCCGATACCGTCCTGA
- the dnaJ gene encoding molecular chaperone DnaJ translates to MSEDFYDVLGVSPDASEDEIKDAYRKKASEYHPDVSDDPNAEEKFKKAKKAKEVLTDEEKRQAYDRMGHERFEQAEKRGGFDGGAGGAGGPFGGGGGGPFGGGGGGMGDIFEQFFGGAGGRGGRGDRPRQGSDLRTRLQLDLEEVYEGAEKTVTVRRPERCDECGGDGHPPGTDSRTCPECNGRGQTTQVQQTPLGRVQQTQTCRRCSGEGELYEETCGECGGEGQVRREASLSVDIPAGIQDGQTLRMEGEGAPGENSGPNGDLLIEVSVADHPDFERDGDDLHYRQAISFPQATFGDTVTVPTMDGEVELDVPEGTQSGERFRLDGKGMPRLRRRGHGDLYVTVQVVTPESLNEEQREALEAFAEAGGEEIEVEQGFFEKIKSTF, encoded by the coding sequence ATGAGCGAGGATTTCTACGACGTTCTCGGCGTGAGTCCGGACGCGTCGGAGGACGAGATCAAGGACGCCTACCGCAAGAAGGCGAGCGAGTACCATCCGGACGTCAGCGACGACCCGAACGCCGAGGAGAAGTTCAAGAAGGCGAAGAAGGCGAAAGAGGTTCTCACGGACGAGGAGAAGCGCCAGGCGTACGACCGCATGGGCCACGAGCGCTTCGAGCAGGCCGAGAAGCGCGGCGGCTTCGACGGCGGCGCCGGCGGAGCGGGCGGCCCGTTCGGCGGCGGTGGCGGCGGCCCGTTCGGCGGCGGCGGTGGCGGCATGGGCGACATCTTCGAGCAGTTCTTCGGCGGCGCCGGCGGCCGCGGCGGGCGCGGCGACCGCCCCCGGCAGGGGTCCGACCTGCGGACGCGACTCCAGTTAGACCTCGAAGAGGTGTACGAGGGCGCGGAGAAGACCGTCACCGTCCGCCGGCCCGAGCGCTGCGACGAGTGCGGCGGCGACGGTCACCCGCCGGGCACCGACTCGCGCACCTGCCCCGAGTGTAACGGGCGGGGGCAGACGACGCAGGTCCAGCAGACGCCGCTGGGGCGCGTCCAGCAGACCCAGACCTGCCGGCGCTGCTCCGGCGAGGGCGAGCTGTACGAGGAGACCTGCGGCGAGTGCGGCGGCGAGGGGCAGGTCCGCCGCGAGGCGTCGCTGTCGGTCGACATCCCGGCCGGCATCCAGGACGGCCAGACGCTCCGGATGGAGGGCGAGGGCGCCCCCGGCGAGAACAGCGGCCCGAACGGCGACCTGCTCATCGAGGTGTCCGTCGCGGACCACCCCGACTTCGAGCGCGACGGCGACGACCTCCACTACCGGCAGGCGATCTCCTTCCCGCAGGCGACGTTCGGCGACACGGTCACCGTGCCGACGATGGACGGCGAGGTCGAACTGGACGTGCCCGAGGGCACCCAGAGCGGCGAGCGGTTCCGCCTCGACGGCAAGGGGATGCCCCGGCTGCGCCGCCGCGGCCACGGCGACCTCTACGTCACGGTGCAGGTCGTCACCCCCGAGAGCCTCAACGAGGAACAGCGCGAGGCTCTGGAGGCGTTCGCGGAGGCCGGCGGCGAGGAGATCGAGGTCGAACAGGGCTTCTTCGAGAAGATAAAGAGCACCTTCTGA
- a CDS encoding Rieske (2Fe-2S) protein: MATQDDRYERVTTRAELEDAGRKLTTLGGQPIALFHHEGEIRAVNNRCPHMGFPLAKGTVEDGILTCHWHHARFELSCGDTFDPWADDVQTYPVEVRDGDVYVDPHPEQDEPPVEHWSNRLEAGLRDDLRLVVAKSVIGLLGEGVDYAEPVRTGLEFGTEYRDDGWGPGLVVLGAMTNIYDDVRPEDRRRALYRGLLEVADDTSGEPPRFDQPAFSNPDLSKERLKSWFRDTVEVRDDDGAERCLRTAVRTLDPEDVTEILYAAGTDHVYLDAGHTLDFVNKALETLDHVGWEHAEQAIPTLVPRFTQARRSEEQSEWRQPIDLGELVFEFHDDLPDLLDSRDAGGWEAPDGFVDTLLSDDPHEVVDAVREAVGDGATAEQLASRVTCAAARRVVQFQTSNEFNDWNTVHHTFSYCNGVHGGARRVDAPALYRAALHGALSVYLDRFLNTPPARIPDGDPDADPDAIHGELLDAFDEEGNVNAAGRLVADYLAAGGDPAALKQTLAQGLLREDAGFHTLQHVEAGFRQFDLADDPDEAKLYLMAPARYMAAHFPTRRSAEQTFTIAERLDEGERVHES, from the coding sequence ATGGCGACCCAAGACGACAGGTACGAGCGCGTAACGACGCGGGCCGAACTCGAAGACGCGGGCCGAAAACTGACGACGCTCGGCGGTCAGCCGATCGCCCTGTTCCACCACGAGGGCGAGATCCGGGCGGTGAACAACCGCTGCCCGCACATGGGGTTCCCGCTGGCGAAGGGGACCGTCGAGGACGGCATCCTCACCTGCCACTGGCACCACGCGCGGTTCGAGCTCTCCTGCGGCGACACGTTCGACCCGTGGGCCGACGACGTACAGACTTACCCCGTCGAGGTGCGCGACGGCGACGTGTACGTCGACCCGCACCCCGAACAGGACGAACCGCCGGTCGAGCACTGGTCGAACCGCCTCGAAGCGGGCCTACGCGACGACCTCCGGCTCGTCGTCGCGAAGTCGGTCATCGGCCTGCTCGGCGAGGGCGTCGACTACGCCGAACCGGTGCGGACCGGCCTGGAGTTCGGCACGGAGTACCGCGACGACGGCTGGGGACCCGGCCTCGTCGTCCTCGGCGCGATGACGAACATCTACGACGACGTGCGTCCCGAAGACCGCCGCCGGGCGCTCTACCGCGGCCTGCTCGAAGTGGCCGACGACACGAGCGGCGAGCCGCCGCGGTTCGACCAGCCCGCCTTCTCCAACCCCGACCTCTCGAAGGAGCGCCTGAAGTCCTGGTTCCGCGACACCGTCGAGGTGCGCGACGACGACGGGGCCGAGCGCTGCCTGCGGACCGCCGTCCGGACGCTCGATCCGGAGGACGTCACGGAGATACTGTACGCCGCGGGCACCGACCACGTCTACCTCGACGCCGGCCACACGCTCGACTTCGTCAACAAGGCGTTGGAGACGCTGGACCACGTCGGCTGGGAGCACGCCGAGCAGGCGATCCCGACGCTCGTCCCGCGGTTCACGCAGGCCCGCCGGAGCGAGGAGCAGTCGGAGTGGCGACAGCCGATCGATCTGGGCGAACTGGTCTTCGAGTTCCACGACGACCTCCCCGACCTGCTCGATTCGCGCGACGCCGGCGGCTGGGAAGCGCCCGATGGGTTCGTCGACACCCTGCTCTCCGACGACCCCCACGAGGTCGTCGACGCCGTCCGCGAGGCCGTCGGGGACGGCGCGACCGCGGAGCAACTGGCCTCGCGGGTCACCTGCGCGGCCGCGCGGCGCGTGGTCCAGTTCCAGACCAGCAACGAGTTCAACGACTGGAACACCGTCCATCACACGTTCAGTTACTGCAACGGCGTCCACGGTGGCGCACGGCGGGTCGACGCGCCCGCGCTCTACCGCGCCGCGCTCCACGGCGCGCTGAGCGTCTACCTCGACCGGTTCCTCAACACGCCGCCGGCCCGCATCCCTGACGGCGACCCCGACGCCGACCCGGACGCGATCCACGGAGAGCTTCTCGACGCGTTCGACGAGGAGGGGAACGTGAACGCGGCCGGCCGCCTCGTCGCCGACTACCTCGCCGCCGGCGGCGACCCCGCGGCGCTCAAGCAGACGCTCGCTCAGGGGCTGCTCCGCGAGGACGCCGGGTTCCACACGCTCCAGCACGTCGAGGCCGGGTTCCGGCAGTTCGACCTCGCCGACGACCCCGACGAGGCGAAGCTCTACCTGATGGCGCCGGCCCGCTACATGGCCGCGCACTTCCCCACACGGCGCTCGGCGGAGCAGACGTTCACCATCGCGGAGCGGCTGGACGAAGGAGAGCGGGTTCACGAATCGTAG
- a CDS encoding DUF5806 family protein, translating into MPEDTQTVDTAEYDRFDRLDGADYDRVNEFLKDRVDFTAREWAVARLCADFRTGTGVEMTEIGENLPDLVPFMDDAYTRQAVYQARASFEEKVRQAGATFLYGAYADFLTADEFDDVMYEATETARFLIEVEGTTLSRDAEVDAENRVQRAMEDVHEASTELRYDRCPHCGERLGDEAGEDPDLRERVEREVDDVEAVIEDEDASDEEVEAAIETLSAELREMAG; encoded by the coding sequence ATGCCCGAAGATACGCAAACTGTCGACACTGCCGAGTACGACCGCTTCGACCGCCTCGACGGGGCCGACTACGACCGCGTCAACGAGTTTCTCAAGGACCGCGTCGACTTCACCGCCCGCGAGTGGGCCGTGGCGCGTCTCTGCGCGGACTTCCGGACCGGAACGGGGGTCGAGATGACCGAGATCGGCGAGAACCTCCCCGACCTCGTCCCGTTCATGGACGACGCGTACACGCGTCAGGCCGTCTACCAGGCGCGAGCGTCGTTCGAGGAGAAGGTGCGCCAGGCGGGCGCGACCTTCCTCTACGGCGCGTACGCCGACTTCCTCACGGCCGACGAGTTCGACGACGTCATGTACGAGGCGACCGAGACGGCCCGCTTCCTGATCGAGGTCGAGGGGACTACGCTCTCCCGCGACGCGGAGGTCGACGCCGAGAACCGTGTCCAGCGGGCGATGGAGGACGTCCACGAGGCGAGCACCGAACTGCGCTACGACCGCTGCCCGCACTGCGGCGAGCGCCTCGGCGACGAGGCGGGCGAGGACCCCGACCTCCGCGAGCGCGTCGAGCGCGAGGTCGACGATGTCGAGGCCGTCATCGAGGACGAGGACGCCTCCGACGAGGAGGTCGAGGCGGCCATCGAGACGCTGAGCGCGGAGCTCCGGGAGATGGCCGGGTAG
- the dnaK gene encoding molecular chaperone DnaK: MASNKILGIDLGTTNSAFAVMEGGDPEIIVNSEGERTTPSVVSFSDGERLVGKPAKNQAVQNPERTIQSIKRHMGDEDYTVEIDDEEYTPEQISAMILQKIKHDAEEYLGDEVEKAVITVPAYFNDRQRQATKDAGEIAGFEVERIVNEPTAASMAYGLDDESDQTVLVYDLGGGTFDVSILDLGGGVYEVVATNGDNDLGGDDWDGAIIDWLADEFEDDHGIDLREDRQALQRLKDAAEEAKIELSSRKETEINLPFITATDDGPIHLEKSLTRAKFESLTADLIDRTVEPTEQALDDAGYDKDDIDEVLLVGGSTRMPQVEEKVEELTGQEPKKNVNPDEAVALGAAIQGGVLGGEVDDIVLLDVTPLSLGIEVKGGIFERLIEKNTTIPTEESKIFTTAADNQTSVQVRVFQGEREIAEENELLGEFHLTGIPPAPAGTPQIEVTFSIDENGIVNVSAEDKGSGESEEITIEGGAGLSDEEIEQMQEEAEEHAEEDQRRRERIEARNEAEAAVQRAEDLLEENEDEVDADLQEAIEAEIDNVQDVLADEDASKEELEEATEALSNELQEIGKQMYQQQAQAGAGGAGAGGAGGMGGGPAGGPAGGPGGAAGSDEEFVDADFEDVDENDDE; encoded by the coding sequence ATGGCGAGCAACAAAATTCTCGGAATAGACCTCGGAACGACGAACAGTGCGTTCGCGGTCATGGAAGGCGGTGACCCGGAGATCATCGTCAACAGCGAGGGCGAGCGTACGACTCCCTCCGTCGTCTCGTTCTCGGACGGCGAGCGACTGGTCGGCAAACCCGCCAAGAACCAGGCGGTGCAGAACCCCGAGCGCACGATCCAGTCGATCAAGCGCCACATGGGCGACGAGGACTACACCGTCGAGATCGACGACGAGGAGTACACGCCCGAGCAGATCTCGGCGATGATCCTCCAGAAGATCAAACACGACGCCGAGGAGTACCTCGGGGACGAGGTCGAGAAGGCCGTCATCACGGTGCCGGCGTACTTCAACGACCGCCAGCGCCAGGCGACCAAGGACGCCGGCGAGATCGCCGGCTTCGAGGTCGAGCGCATCGTCAACGAACCGACCGCGGCCTCGATGGCGTACGGCCTCGACGACGAGTCCGACCAGACCGTCCTCGTGTACGACCTCGGCGGGGGCACCTTCGACGTCTCTATTCTCGATCTCGGCGGCGGCGTCTACGAAGTCGTCGCCACCAACGGCGACAACGACCTCGGCGGCGACGACTGGGACGGAGCGATCATCGACTGGCTCGCCGACGAGTTCGAGGACGACCACGGCATCGACCTCCGCGAGGACCGACAGGCCCTCCAGCGCCTGAAAGACGCCGCTGAGGAGGCGAAGATCGAACTCTCCTCCCGGAAGGAGACGGAGATCAACCTGCCCTTCATCACGGCGACCGACGACGGCCCCATCCACCTGGAGAAGAGCCTCACCCGCGCGAAGTTCGAGTCGCTCACCGCCGACCTCATCGACCGCACCGTCGAGCCGACCGAACAGGCCCTCGACGACGCGGGCTACGACAAGGACGACATCGACGAGGTGCTGCTCGTCGGCGGGTCGACCCGGATGCCGCAGGTCGAGGAGAAGGTCGAGGAGCTCACCGGTCAGGAGCCGAAGAAGAACGTCAACCCCGACGAGGCCGTCGCGCTCGGCGCGGCCATTCAGGGCGGCGTGCTCGGCGGCGAGGTCGACGACATCGTCCTCCTCGACGTCACCCCGCTCTCGCTCGGTATCGAGGTGAAGGGCGGCATCTTCGAGCGCCTCATCGAGAAGAACACGACGATCCCGACCGAGGAGTCGAAGATCTTCACCACCGCCGCCGACAACCAGACCTCCGTGCAGGTCCGCGTCTTCCAGGGCGAGCGCGAGATCGCCGAGGAGAACGAACTGCTCGGCGAGTTCCACCTGACCGGCATCCCGCCGGCCCCCGCCGGAACGCCCCAGATCGAGGTGACGTTCTCCATCGACGAGAACGGCATCGTCAACGTCTCCGCCGAAGACAAAGGCTCCGGCGAGAGCGAGGAGATCACCATCGAGGGCGGCGCCGGCCTCTCCGACGAGGAGATCGAACAGATGCAGGAGGAGGCCGAGGAGCACGCCGAGGAGGACCAGCGCCGCCGCGAGCGCATCGAGGCCCGCAACGAGGCAGAGGCCGCGGTCCAGCGCGCCGAGGACCTCCTCGAGGAGAACGAGGACGAGGTCGACGCCGACCTTCAGGAGGCCATCGAGGCCGAGATCGACAACGTGCAGGACGTCCTCGCCGACGAGGACGCCTCCAAGGAGGAACTCGAAGAGGCCACCGAGGCCCTGAGCAACGAACTCCAGGAGATCGGCAAGCAGATGTACCAGCAGCAGGCCCAGGCCGGCGCCGGCGGTGCCGGTGCTGGCGGCGCGGGCGGCATGGGCGGCGGCCCGGCCGGCGGTCCCGCCGGCGGCCCCGGCGGCGCCGCGGGCTCCGACGAGGAGTTCGTCGACGCCGACTTCGAGGACGTTGACGAAAACGACGACGAGTAA
- a CDS encoding nucleotide exchange factor GrpE — protein sequence MSEDEGTDATAAEPEDAASEPADEDEQTISEQLPNAVAEHDEELGDEVHQLLEKAVELDSRVDELEAAVEERDEEIDDLEDRLKRKQADFQNYKKRAKKRQDQIRDRATEDLVERLLDVRDNLKRAVDQDHDDVESIREGVKMTLKEFDRVLDAENVSEIDPEPGEDVDPQRHEVMMRVESDQPADTIAEVYKPGYEMSDKVLETAQITVSDGSGASEAEDESAADDADEEAEDDGAEAIELDGEVDDGSDETGDAAEDDADVEEIDLEAEDERNDESTDGDDVSEASDDAISDAIDDDGR from the coding sequence ATGAGCGAGGACGAGGGAACGGACGCCACCGCCGCGGAGCCCGAGGACGCGGCGTCCGAGCCAGCCGACGAGGACGAGCAAACGATCAGCGAACAGCTCCCGAACGCGGTCGCCGAACACGACGAGGAACTCGGCGACGAGGTCCACCAGCTCCTGGAGAAAGCCGTCGAACTCGACAGCCGCGTCGACGAACTCGAAGCGGCGGTCGAGGAGCGCGACGAGGAGATCGACGACCTGGAAGACCGCCTGAAGCGCAAGCAGGCCGACTTCCAGAACTACAAGAAGCGCGCGAAGAAGCGGCAGGACCAGATCCGCGACCGCGCGACCGAGGACCTGGTCGAGCGCCTGCTAGACGTGCGGGACAACCTGAAGCGGGCGGTCGACCAGGACCACGACGACGTCGAGAGCATCCGCGAGGGCGTGAAGATGACGCTGAAGGAGTTCGACCGGGTGCTCGACGCGGAGAACGTCTCGGAGATCGACCCCGAACCCGGCGAGGATGTCGACCCCCAGCGCCACGAGGTGATGATGCGCGTCGAGAGCGACCAGCCCGCGGACACCATCGCCGAGGTGTACAAGCCCGGCTACGAGATGAGCGACAAGGTGCTTGAGACCGCCCAGATCACAGTCAGCGACGGGTCGGGCGCGTCCGAGGCGGAGGACGAGTCGGCCGCGGACGACGCCGACGAGGAAGCCGAGGACGACGGGGCCGAGGCGATCGAACTCGACGGGGAAGTCGACGACGGGAGCGACGAGACGGGCGACGCCGCTGAGGACGATGCCGACGTCGAGGAGATCGACCTCGAAGCCGAGGACGAGCGGAACGATGAGAGCACGGACGGCGACGACGTGTCGGAAGCCAGTGACGACGCGATAAGCGATGCGATCGACGACGACGGTCGGTGA
- a CDS encoding DEAD/DEAH box helicase yields MAALTLRFEDGTVRIEGEGRCPPFVERDPRSETRRAPAFRYADLLDALDDRGVDYEDRVLALDPLSGLDSAYELREYQAEALAAWRDAGNGGVLELPTGSGKTVIAIKAIEERSTPTLVVVPTIDLLQQWRRELAAEFDRPIGQLGGGEQQLEPITVSTYDSAYLRADDIGNCFGLVVFDEVHHLGGEGFREIARLLAAPARMGLTATFERPDDAHEVVEELVGPVAYRISPEELAGDHLAPYDVKRITVSLTDEEREEYERRQETFTDYLKRSNIQMRSGSDYQELVKRSGSDPEAREALLAKQRAREIMMGSERKVDRLAEILDDHRGDRVIVFTAHNDLAYRISERFLIPAVTHRTSAAERREILDGFREGDYSRVVTSNVLDEGVDVPDANVAVVLSGSGSEREFTQRLGRILRPKEDGRAALLYEVVSEETAEERVASRRR; encoded by the coding sequence GTGGCCGCGCTCACCCTCCGCTTCGAGGACGGGACCGTTCGGATCGAGGGCGAGGGCCGGTGTCCGCCGTTCGTCGAGCGCGATCCCCGCTCCGAGACGCGGCGGGCGCCGGCCTTCCGCTACGCCGACCTGCTGGACGCGCTGGACGACCGCGGCGTCGACTACGAGGACCGCGTGCTGGCCCTCGACCCCCTATCGGGACTCGACTCGGCGTACGAACTCCGCGAGTACCAGGCCGAGGCGCTCGCCGCGTGGCGCGACGCCGGGAACGGCGGCGTCCTCGAACTGCCGACGGGGAGCGGCAAGACCGTCATCGCGATCAAGGCGATCGAGGAGCGTTCGACGCCGACGCTCGTCGTGGTGCCGACGATCGACCTGCTCCAGCAGTGGCGCCGGGAGCTCGCCGCGGAGTTCGACCGACCCATCGGCCAGCTGGGCGGCGGCGAGCAGCAGCTGGAGCCGATCACCGTCTCCACATACGACTCGGCGTACCTGCGGGCCGACGACATCGGGAATTGCTTCGGGCTGGTCGTCTTCGACGAGGTCCACCACCTCGGCGGCGAGGGGTTCCGCGAGATCGCTCGCCTGCTCGCCGCTCCCGCACGAATGGGTCTCACGGCGACGTTCGAACGGCCAGACGACGCCCACGAGGTCGTCGAGGAACTCGTCGGCCCCGTCGCCTACCGTATCTCGCCGGAGGAGCTCGCCGGCGACCACCTCGCCCCCTACGACGTCAAGCGGATCACCGTCTCGCTGACGGACGAGGAGCGCGAGGAGTACGAGCGCCGTCAGGAGACGTTCACGGACTACCTGAAGCGCTCGAACATCCAGATGCGCAGCGGGAGCGACTACCAGGAACTCGTCAAGCGCTCCGGTTCCGACCCGGAGGCCCGCGAGGCCCTGCTCGCCAAGCAGCGGGCCCGCGAGATAATGATGGGCAGCGAGCGGAAGGTCGACCGCCTCGCCGAGATACTCGACGACCACCGCGGGGACCGCGTTATCGTGTTCACCGCCCACAACGACCTCGCGTACCGCATCTCCGAGCGCTTCCTGATCCCCGCCGTCACACACCGCACGAGCGCCGCCGAGCGCCGGGAGATACTCGACGGCTTCCGCGAGGGCGACTACTCCCGGGTCGTCACCTCGAACGTCCTCGACGAGGGCGTCGACGTGCCGGACGCGAACGTCGCCGTCGTGCTCTCGGGCAGCGGGAGCGAGCGCGAGTTCACTCAGCGTCTCGGCCGGATCCTCCGCCCGAAGGAGGACGGGCGGGCCGCGCTGCTGTACGAGGTGGTGAGCGAGGAGACGGCGGAGGAGCGCGTCGCCTCTCGTCGGAGGTGA
- a CDS encoding DUF790 family protein, which translates to MLTKDLLRVSRAGGGYHPQFAGREHRPLAAKALGTYQGHVGEQRGDLEAALTDLERGAEDFKLVRGFAKLLEREAAFETRAGVDPELARREAFAAGEAVGVVAESERATALSRAADALGTDPDTVEAALYADREDRQVLASFDARWCPDDLIDQYNLSLAQTALFDATEVRVRTSDPKALVSAVKRLRLMYEVLKRDDGSREVVVTGPTRLFRSTRRYGTRFARLLRTAAKAEEWRLTATIDDRGTERELELSDADPVRVPDADPVTDVTYDSGVEADFAARFESLGLDWDLVREPEPLAAGSRVMIPDFAFEYAPATVSSGGSSDDSDGEHADFRVFFEIMGFWTPEYVEKKLSQMDSVEDIELLVAVDESLGVGEAIEARDHRAIPYSGTVRIKDVRDALRRYEDELVAASAAALPDELRPDDDVVTLSALAERHGVSEAAVEGKAFPEHERVGRTLVRPAVLDDLGGRIEVGMDLDEASGVLEDAGVTDASAALSALGYRVEWTGLGGGTVRERSD; encoded by the coding sequence ATGCTGACGAAGGACCTCCTGCGCGTCTCGCGGGCCGGCGGGGGGTACCACCCGCAGTTCGCCGGGCGCGAGCACCGCCCGCTCGCGGCGAAGGCGCTCGGCACGTATCAGGGCCACGTCGGCGAGCAGCGGGGCGACCTGGAGGCGGCGCTGACCGACCTCGAACGGGGGGCCGAGGACTTCAAACTCGTGCGGGGGTTCGCGAAGCTGCTGGAGCGCGAGGCGGCGTTCGAGACGCGCGCCGGCGTCGACCCGGAACTGGCGCGACGGGAGGCGTTCGCCGCCGGGGAAGCGGTCGGCGTCGTCGCCGAGAGCGAGCGGGCGACGGCGCTCTCGCGGGCGGCCGACGCGCTCGGCACCGACCCGGACACCGTGGAGGCGGCGCTGTACGCCGACCGCGAGGACCGGCAGGTGCTCGCGTCGTTCGACGCGCGCTGGTGTCCCGACGACCTGATCGACCAGTACAACCTCTCGCTGGCGCAGACGGCGCTGTTCGACGCGACGGAGGTCCGGGTCCGGACCTCCGATCCGAAGGCGCTCGTCTCCGCGGTCAAGCGCCTCCGCCTGATGTACGAGGTGCTGAAACGCGACGACGGGAGCCGCGAGGTGGTCGTCACCGGACCGACGCGGCTCTTCCGGTCGACGCGGCGCTACGGGACGCGGTTCGCCCGCCTGCTCCGGACCGCGGCCAAAGCGGAGGAGTGGCGGCTGACGGCGACGATCGACGACCGCGGCACCGAGCGCGAACTCGAACTGTCGGACGCGGACCCGGTGCGCGTCCCCGACGCCGACCCCGTGACCGACGTGACCTACGACAGCGGGGTCGAGGCGGACTTCGCGGCGCGGTTCGAGTCCCTTGGTCTGGACTGGGACCTCGTTCGCGAGCCCGAACCGCTGGCGGCGGGATCGCGGGTGATGATCCCGGACTTCGCGTTCGAGTATGCTCCCGCGACAGTATCCAGCGGAGGCTCGTCGGACGATTCCGACGGCGAACACGCAGACTTCCGCGTCTTCTTCGAGATAATGGGCTTCTGGACGCCGGAGTACGTCGAGAAGAAGCTCTCGCAGATGGACAGCGTCGAGGACATCGAGCTGCTCGTCGCGGTCGACGAGAGCCTCGGGGTCGGCGAGGCGATCGAGGCGCGGGACCACCGCGCGATCCCGTACTCGGGGACCGTTCGGATCAAGGACGTCCGCGATGCGCTCCGGCGCTACGAGGACGAACTGGTGGCGGCGAGCGCCGCCGCGCTCCCGGACGAACTCCGCCCCGACGACGACGTGGTGACGCTCTCCGCGCTCGCCGAGCGTCACGGCGTCAGCGAGGCGGCCGTCGAGGGGAAGGCGTTCCCGGAGCACGAGCGCGTCGGCCGGACGCTGGTGCGGCCGGCGGTCCTCGACGACCTCGGCGGGCGGATCGAGGTGGGGATGGATCTCGACGAGGCGTCCGGGGTGCTCGAAGATGCGGGGGTCACCGACGCCAGCGCTGCGCTCTCCGCGCTCGGCTACCGCGTCGAGTGGACCGGCCTCGGCGGCGGGACGGTCCGCGAGCGCTCGGACTGA
- a CDS encoding pentapeptide repeat-containing protein encodes MPEDRCGYTHDVTAIRGAGEATCWRPVWGDRDRCVWHADERGKTENDLAELAPEDGERIDGAVITTTALNETDLFADATFFEAKFDNVRLRYADFSDANLQRSTFDGVDAYGATFRGADMEDSQIKNSDLRSATLIRTRLYQVAFSDTRVDRQTEFGPKVVYEEHLEESDDETTVATCHEAATWTYRQLESLFTQNADPVPTTKYFVREKDTRRKAAWKLGNYLRAVKMEASRWVMLYGTSPWRVLGSSAVVILLCAILFPITGGIQESGAEYAITYTLEQPEDTAVPVIVTVLFKSLYFSVVTFATLGFGDISPVGNFARMLAGIESLLGSLLLALLVYVLTMTPR; translated from the coding sequence ATGCCAGAGGACCGCTGCGGCTACACCCACGACGTCACCGCCATTCGGGGAGCCGGCGAGGCCACGTGTTGGCGCCCCGTCTGGGGGGATCGCGACCGGTGCGTGTGGCACGCCGACGAGCGAGGGAAGACGGAGAACGACCTGGCTGAACTCGCGCCGGAGGACGGTGAGCGGATCGACGGCGCGGTGATAACGACGACGGCGCTCAACGAGACTGACCTCTTCGCCGACGCAACGTTCTTCGAAGCGAAGTTCGACAACGTCCGCCTGCGGTACGCCGACTTCTCCGACGCGAACCTCCAGCGGTCGACGTTCGACGGCGTCGACGCCTACGGCGCGACGTTCCGCGGCGCGGACATGGAGGACTCGCAGATCAAGAACTCCGACCTTCGGAGCGCGACGCTGATCCGTACCAGGCTCTATCAGGTCGCGTTCTCCGACACCCGCGTCGACCGCCAGACGGAGTTCGGCCCGAAAGTCGTCTACGAGGAGCACCTCGAGGAGAGCGACGACGAGACCACCGTCGCGACCTGCCACGAGGCGGCGACGTGGACGTATCGCCAGCTAGAGAGCCTGTTCACCCAGAACGCCGACCCGGTGCCGACGACGAAGTACTTCGTCCGCGAGAAGGACACGCGGCGGAAGGCGGCGTGGAAGCTGGGCAACTACCTGCGGGCGGTGAAGATGGAGGCGTCGCGATGGGTGATGCTGTACGGGACGAGCCCTTGGCGGGTCCTCGGCAGTTCGGCCGTCGTGATCCTGCTCTGTGCGATACTGTTCCCCATCACGGGCGGCATCCAGGAGTCGGGCGCGGAGTACGCGATCACCTACACGCTCGAACAGCCGGAGGACACGGCCGTCCCGGTGATCGTCACGGTCCTCTTCAAGAGCCTCTACTTCAGCGTCGTCACCTTCGCGACCCTCGGGTTCGGCGACATCAGCCCGGTCGGGAACTTCGCGCGGATGCTCGCCGGGATAGAGTCGCTGCTCGGATCGCTGTTGCTCGCGCTGCTCGTGTACGTTCTGACCATGACGCCGCGGTGA